A single window of Channa argus isolate prfri chromosome 2, Channa argus male v1.0, whole genome shotgun sequence DNA harbors:
- the slc7a10a gene encoding solute carrier family 7 member 10a, with amino-acid sequence MEDKEKKKDINSSNSDRVTLKKEIGLLSACAIIIGNIIGSGIFISPKGVLEHAGSVGLSLIVWVCGGGICALGSLCYAELGVTIPKSGGDYSYVTEIFGGLVGFLLLWSAVLIMYPTTLAVIALTFSNYVLQPAFQNCLPPYIATRLLATICILFLTWVNCSSVRWATRIQDVFTVGKLLALALIIVVGLVQICTGHYDALRPSVAFEFSQDPTVGQIALAFLQASFAYSGWNFLNYVTEEVVEPRKNLPRAIYISIPLVTLVYTMTNIAYFSSMTPQELLASNAVAVTFGEKLLGMFSWVMPISVALSTFGGINGYLFTSSRLCFSGAREGHLPYLLAMIHLKNCTPIPALLVCCIATIVILCIGETHNLINYVSFINYLSYGVTIAGLLYLRKKRPNLARPIKVNMLVPITYLIFWAVLLGFSLYSEPVVCGLGMVIMLTGVPVYFVGVQWKNKPKTIYRLVERVTYMGQKVCYVVFPQEDPSETEPLTSSKAID; translated from the exons gGAACATCATTGGCTCTGGAATATTCATCTCTCCTAAAGGAGTATTGGAGCATGCAGGCTCAGTGGGGCTGTCACTCATTGTCTGGGTTTGTGGAGGGGGAATCTGTGCCCTTGGGTCCCTGTGCTATGCTGAACTGGGTGTCACCATCCCAAAGTCTGGAGGAGACTATTCATATGTGACAGAAATCTTTGGAGGGCTAGTGGG CTTCCTGTTGTTATGGAGCGCCGTCCTCATCATGTATCCGACTACACTGGCTGTCATAGCGCTCACCTTCTCCAATTACGTCTTGCAGCCAGCCTTCCAGAATTGCCTGCCTCCATACATCGCCACCAGACTCCTCGCCACCATCTGTATCT TGTTTCTGACCTGGGTGAACTGCTCAAGTGTGCGTTGGGCAACGAGGATACAGGATGTGTTCACTGTAGGAAAACTCCTTGCTCTGGCACTCATCATAGTTGTAGGACTTGTCCAAATCTGTACAG GTCACTACGATGCCCTGAGACCCAGTGTGGCCTTTGAGTTTAGCCAGGACCCCACAGTTGGACAGATAGCTCTGGCTTTCCTCCAGGCCTCCTTTGCCTACAGTGGGTGGAATTTCCTCAACTATGTCACAGAGGAGGTTGTGGAGCCACGCAA GAACCTGCCTCGTGCCATCTACATTTCCATCCCACTGGTGACCCTGGTGTATACTATGACCAATATCGCCTACTTCTCCTCCATGACCCCTCAGGAGCTACTGGCCTCCAATGCTGTGGCAGTG ACATTCGGGGAAAAGCTGCTAGGAATGTTTTCTTGGGTGATGCCGATCTCTGTAGCACTGTCCACCTTTGGAGGAATCAACGGGTACCTGTTCACCTCCTCCAG ACTGTGTTTCTCAGGAGCCAGAGAGGGTCACCTGCCCTATCTGCTGGCTATGATCCACCTGAAGAACTGCACTCCAATCCCTGCCCTGCTGGTCTGC TGCATCGCCACAATAGTCATCCTGTGCATTGGAGAAACACACAACCTGATCAACTACGTGTCTTTTATCAACTACCTGTCCTATGGGGTAACCATTGCCGGCCTTCTTTACCTCCGCAAAAAGAGACCCAACCTGGCCAGACCCATCAAG GTGAACATGTTGGTCCCCATCACTTACTTGATTTTCTGGGCAGTGCTGCTGGGCTTCAGTCTGTACTCTGAACCAGTGGTTTGCGGCCTGGGAATGGTCATCATGCTGACGGGTGTCCCTGTGTACTTTGTGGGTGTTCAATGGAAGAATAAACCCAAAACCATTTATAGGCTAGTCG AAAGAGTCACGTACATGGGCCAGAAGGTGTGTTATGTGGTGTTTCCTCAGGAAGACCCTTCAGAGACTGAACCCCTCACTTCCTCCAAAGCCATTGACTGA